The Aquincola tertiaricarbonis genomic sequence GTGGTGTGCAGCACCGCCTCGTCGAACTGCGCCGCGGGCAGCACCTGCTCGAACAGCGCGGCCTGGGCCGCCAGGTCTTCCACCGCCAGCGCCCGGCCGGTGAGAAACGCGCGCTTGGCCAGGTTCAGCCCCAGCCGGTTGACGTAGCGCCGCAGGCCGGTGGGGTAGTAGTGCAGGCCCAGGCTGCAGGCGGGCATGCGCAGCTCGCTGCCGGCTAGTGCGATGCGCAGGTCGCAGGCCAGCACCAAGTCGGTGGCGCCGCCGTACACGCTGCCGTTGAGCGCGCACAGCGTCAGCGGGCGGGCACGCTCCAGCGCATCGGGCACCCGCTCGAACAGCTGCGGGCCATGGTCGCCACGGTCGAAGCCGCCCACGTGGTAGCCGGCGCTGAACACCGGCCGCGGCTGGCCGCCGGTATCGGCCCGCAGCACCAGCACCCGCACCGCCGGCTCGGCATTCACCTGCGCGATGCAGTCCAGCAGGTGGTGCAGGTCGTCGTCGGTCAGGCTGTTGCGCCGGGCCGGGCGGCGCAGCGTCAGCGTGGCGATGGTGCTGCCCGCGTCGATCTGCAGCAGCGGCGGGCCTTCTTCCAGCTCGGGGGTGTCGGTCATGGGTCGATTCTGTCGCCGGCCGCCGCCAGGCAGGCGCGCACCTCGGCCACCAGGTCTTCCGGCGAGATGGGCCGCATCAGGTAGCGCGCGGCACCCAGGGCCAGTGCCCGCTGCTGCATCTCCACGTCGTGGTGGGTGGAGGTGATGAAGATAAAGGGCACGTCACGCAGCCCGGGCAGCTGCTTGACCTGGGCCATCAGCTCGAAGCCGTCGCCGTCGGCCATGCCCACGTCGGACAGGATCAGGTCGGGCCGGTTGATGCGCGCCATGGCCAGGGCTTCGTCGGCCCGGCTGGCGGTGAGCACCCGGAAGCCCAGCGGCATCAGGCAGCTGCGCTTGAGCAGCAGATTGGTGGGCACGTCGTCCACCACCAGCAGCAGCGGCTGCGCGGCCTGCGGCGCCGGCGGACGCAGAAAGCCGTCGATCCATGCATTGAAGCTGCGCGGGTCGATGGGCTTGCTGGCATAACCGTCGAAGCCCAGCGCCATCAGCCGCTCGCGGTCGCCACGCATCGCGCTGGCCGTCACCGCCAGCAACGGGATGTGGGCGGTGCGCACATCGGCCCGCAGCTCACGGGCCACGTCGATGCCGCTCATGCCCGGCAGCTCGATGTCCAGCAGCACCAGGTCGGGCAGCCGCTCACGCGCGGTGGCCAGGCCCTGCTCGCCATCGCTGGCGGTGAGCACGGCATGGCCGAAGGCCTTGAGCAGGTAGCTCATCAAGGCCAGGTTGACGGCGTGGTCCTCGATGACCAGCACGGTGGCCATGGTCAGCTGCCTTCCATCAGCAGCGAGAAGCAGCTGCCCTCGCCGGGTTCACTCTTGACGCGGATGCGCCCGCCCATCAGCGTGGCCAGCGTGGCGCACACGTGCAGGCCCATGCCGGTGCCGTCGGGCCGCCGTCGCGGGTCGCCCACCTGGGTGAAGGCCGAGAACAGCCGCGCCTGGTCTTCGGCCGAGATGCCGATGCCGTCGTCGCATACCTCCACCCACCACTGGCCGTCGGCATGGCCCACGCCCAGGCGCACGCTGCCACGGTCGGTGAACTTGATGGCGTTGTTGGCGAAGTTGATAACGATCTGCCGCAGCGCGCGCCGATCGGCCTGGCGCAGCACCGGCTCGGCCGGCTGCTGCAGCGTCAGGCCCAGCTGCTTGGCGCGGGCCAGCGGCGCCAGCTGCGCCTGCACCTCGGCCACCAGGGCACCCACGTCCACCAGTTCGGGCGACAGGCGGTACATGCCGGCCTGGATCTTGGCCAGGTCCAGCAGGTCATTGATCAGCAGCAGCAGGTGCTCGGCACTGCTCTTGACGATGCCCAGCTGGTTCTCCTGCTCGGCATTGATCTCGCCCGGCAGGCGCATCAGCAAGATGCCGGTGAAGCCCAGGATGGCATTGAGCGGCGTGCGCAGCTCATGGCTCATGGTGGCCAGGAAGCGGTCCTTGGCCTGGTTGGCCACGCGCAGCTCCGCGTTCATCTTCTGCAGTGCGGTCTCGGCCTGCTTGCGGTCGGTGATGTCGCGGATGGCGCTCATCACCAGATCGCCGTCCTCGCTGTCCAGCGGGCTCAGGCTAATCTCTACCGGAAACTCCTGGCCGTCGCGCCGCAGGCCGTACAGCTCCAGCCCGGCGCCCATGCTGCGCACCTGCGGCGCGCGATGAAAGCGCATGCGGTGGCCGAAGTGGGCGCTGCGGTAGCGGGCGGGCAGCAGCATCTCCATCGAGGCGCCCACCATCTCGTGGCGGCCCCAGCCGAAGATGCGTTCGGCCTGGCCGTTGGCCAGCACGATGCGCCCACCCTGGTTGACGATGATGATGGCGTCCGGCACCGATTCCAGCAGGTCGCGGTAGCGCTGCTCCACCTGCATCGCGTCGCGCGCCACCTTGAAGGCGGTCACGTCGCGGCAGCTCATCACCAGGCCGCTCAACTGATCGCCGTTGCGCACCGCGCGCAGGTTCAGGTCCACGTACAGCAGCCGGCCGTCGCGGTGGCAGCGCAGGGCCGCGCGCAGCAGCACGTCGCCTTCGGTGGCGGTGCGGCGGGCGGCCAGTTCTTCGTCGATGCGGTCGGCCGGCACGATCAGGTCGAGCAGGGGCCGGCCGCGGGCTTCGTCTGCTGCGTAGCCGAAGGTGACCTCGGCCATGCGGTTCCACAGCAGCACGTCGCCCGAGGGCGACAAGACGATCAAAGCGTCGGGCGCTTCGTCCAGCCACAGCCGCTCGAAACTTTGGCCGGCGGGCAGATGACGCTGCATGAAACCTCCTGGGCAGCGCGGGGGGAAGCGTTGTCGCGTTAGCCTACCAGCCCCAGGCCTGCCGCCGGAAGCCCGGTTTGCACCGGTGACGCAATGCGCCGCGCTGGGCCTCAATTGCGGAAGTTCTGCGTCACCATCAGGCCATAGCGGCCACCGTCCAGGATGCCGATGCCCACGCGGCCGAAGGCCGGCCGCAGGATGTTGGCGCGGTGGCCGGGCGACTCCATCAGACCGCGGTGGGCCATGCTCAGGCTGCGGGCCAGCGCCAGGTTCTCACCGGCAGCCAGGTAGCGCAGCCGGCCGGCCCGCATGCGGTCGAACGGATCCAGCCCGTCGGGCGTGACGTGCGAGAAATAGCTGCGCGCGAACATGTCGCGCGAATGGGCGCGGGCCACCTCGACCGCGGCCTCGTCGGCCACCAGCGGCTTCAGTCCCTCGCGGCGTCTTTCCTCGTTCAGCAGCAGCAGCATCTGCGCTTCCAGATCGGGGCGCGGCCGCGCGTTGGCAACGGCAAAAGGCAGCTTCACCGTCTCGCGCGAGCCGGGCCGCACGGTGATCTTGTGCAGCGTCTGCTGCACGGCCGGATCAAAGATCGGGCCCAGCTTGGCTTCCACCCATTCGGCCGGCGCCGCCAGCCGGTCGGCCAGGCGGCTGTCGCGCATCGCGCTGCTCAACCGGTCGGAGAACGGCATCACCAGCAGCAGCATCGCCACGATGGTGGCATTGATCAGGCCATTGACCGCGCCCGGCAGCACCCCCAGCGCGCGGTTGACGCCATGCCCATGTGCCCGTTCGGGCAGCTGCCGCAGCCCGGCCCGCGCCACCGCCCCGAGCAGGATGCGGCCCAGCACGTACACGCCCAGGAAGCTGATCGGCGCCCCCCAGACGCCGAAGCCAGGCTGCCACTGCAGCAGCCTGTCGGCCACCAACGGGTAGGCCGCGAACGCCAGCAGCACCGCCGCCACCAGACACACCAGCTCGACCGTCGCCAGCAGGAAGCCGCGCTGCCAGCCTGCGAACAGGCTGAACAGCATCACGATCACCAACAAACCATCCACCAAACTCATGCGGCAACAAGCGGCAACTGCAATACCCGCGTTTCCGCGTCCAAGCGTCGGAAACCCTAATCCGACGGCGCGGCGGGTGCCGGCGCCGCGGCACGCTGCCGCAGCCATGGCACCAGCGCCGCCTCCGGCATCGGGCGCGCACCATACCAGCCTTGCGCCACGTCGCAGCGCAGCTGGCGCAGCAGGGCCCACTCCTCGGCGGTCTCGGCCCCTTCGGCCACCGTGCACAGGCCCAGGTTGCGGCCCAGGTCGATGGCCGCCTTCAACAGCGTGAGCATGGTGCCGGAGTTGGCCGCACCACGGACGAAGCTGCGGTCGATCTTCAGCTCGGTCACCGGCAACATGTGCAGGTAAGCCAGCGAAGACTGACCGGTACCGAAGTCGTCGATGGACCACTCGAAACCCAGCGCCCGCACCTCGCGCATGCGCCCGATCACGGTGGCCGGGTCTTTCATCACCGCGCCTTCGGTCAGCTCCAGCCAGATGTCTTCGGCGCGGGCGCCGGTCTGCGACAGCAGCGTGCGGAGCAAGTCGCAGAAGCCGCCCAGCCCGACGTCGTGCACCGACACGTTGACCGCGATGCGGCCGCACAGCCCCTGCGCACGCAGCTCGCGCGACAGCCGCATCGCACGCTGCAGCACCCACTCGGTGATGCCCTTGATGCAGCCGGTCTGCTCGGCAAAGGGAATGAAGTCGGCGGGCGGGACCATGCCGCGCGTCGGGTGCTCCCACCGCACCAGGCATTCGAAGCTGGTGACCGCGTCGTCCGCCAGCCGGAACTTGGGTTGCAGCATCAGCACGAATTCATCGCGCTGCGCCGCCCGCCGCAGCTCGGAGATCAGCGACAGCTGCCGCGGGTCGGCCTGCACCAGGTGCCGGCCATACACGGTCCAGCCGGCATCGCTGCGGCGGTCTTCATGCAACGCGATCTCGGCCTGGCTCATCAGCCGGTGCATGGAGTTGGCCTCGGCCGTGGCATGGGCCACGCCCCAGGCGGCGCTGATGTCCACCGACTGCCCGGCCACCTCCAGCGGCGCGGCAAACAGGTCGGCCGCCGCCCCCTGCAGCAGTTGCGCATCACCCCGGCCGCGTCCGACGACCAGGGCAAACTGGTCGGCATAGATGCGACCGGCCAGCGCATGGTCGCAGCGCAGGCACGCCTGCCGCAGGCGATCGGCCACGGCCTGCAGCACCGCATCACCCACGTCGCGTCCCAGGGCTTCATTGATGGCCTTGAAACGCCGCACATTGAGCATGGCGACCGTGGGCGCCAGGCCGCGGCCGAGCCAGATGTCGCCGACGGCGACCAGCCGCTCACGGTTGCCCAGGCCGGTGAGCAGGTCGCGCTGCGCGGCCTCCACCGCGCGCTCGCTGGCGTCCAGCTGGTACTGGGCCGCCACCTGGCGCACCGCCGCCATGTCGCGGCTGCGGTCCAGCTCGCGCTGCCGGCACTGCGTGAGCAGCCGATACGCCTGCTCGTGCTGGCCTTGTTCGGCCGCCAGCTCGGCGGCCATCCACCACAGGCGCGAAGGCAGCGATCGATCGCCGGCGGCGATCACCTGCAGCAGCGCCTGGGCTTCAGCGCCACGGCCACCCCGGTTCAGCGACCGGTGGTGCAGGGCCTGCGCCATCGCCAGCGTGCAGCGGACATCGGCACCCCGGGCCTCTTCGGGCACGCCGGCCAGCAGGTCCAGGTAGGCCTGGGTCTGCGCCACATGCCCCAGCCGGGCATGGACCTCGGCACCCAGCGCGCGGAAGTGCGTGAGGGTGGCGCCGTCCACCTCGCCAGGCTGATCGGGGAACGACCATACCTCCAGCAGCGGCAAGGCCCTGTCCAGCTCACCCGCGGACACATAAAGCTCTGCCAGCACGGCGACGGCGCCGAAGCGCACCCACCCGCCCAGGTCGTTGGCGGCCAGCACACGTTCCAGGCAGGCCCGCGCCTGCAGCTCGTCCCCGGCCAGGTAATGCGCAATGCCGACGTTGGCCACCGCTGCCAGGTGCATGCCGCTGTGGTCGATCTGCTGCACCAGCCGCAGCATGCGGCAGGCCTGCTGCATGTAGCTCACCAGCTGGCCCATGCACTGGTACAGGTACAGCGATGGACCGAGGGCCAAGTGCTGTTCGAGCGGATCTTCGATGCGATCGATGTCGACGCTCAGGCGCTCATAAGCCGCCAGGGCGGCTTCGACGTCACCGCCAAGTGCGGCCAGCCCGAGCGCACAGCTGCTGGCCACCAGACAGCCGGCACGGTCGCCCTGCACCATCAGCTGCTCGGCCAGCGTTTCGTACAAGCCGGCGTGGCTGCGTGACTGCGGCCCCAGCCGCGCCAGCATGAGCTGCATGCGCAGCTTCAGTCGTTCATCGTCTCCGGCCTGCGACAGGTACTGCCGTGCCAGCTCGGCCGCTGCGGCCAGCGAGTCGTACCGCGCAAGCCACACCCGGCGCACCGCCTGGGTATGCAGGCCCGGACTGACTGACTGCAAAGACTGAACCACCGTGCGCCTTGACAAATGGGCATCGGCCGATTCTAGGGGCGCGTTACGCCAGCTTTCCGCATCGCGGGGCCGCGGTGCAGCGCAGCGGCAGGCAAGAAAAAACCCCAAGCGCGGCAAGCACTTGGGGTTGATCTTGGCGGAGAAGGAGGGATTCGAACCCTCGATACGGTGAAACCGTATACCGGATTTCGAGTCCGGCGCATTCGACCACTCTGCCACCTCTCCGGGGTATCTTGTGTGTGGTCTCGCTATGGTGAGCGAAGCCACGCAGTATAGCCTAGCTCTTCAAGGGCGCAACACCGCTGTGCCGTTCATGTAGGGGCGCAACACTTCGGGCACCTCCACCGAGCCATCGGCCTGCTGGTAGTTCTCGAGCACGGCCACCAGCGCACGGCCCACGGCCAGGCCCGAGCCGTTGAGCGTGTGCACCAGCTCGGGCTTGCCCTGGGCATTGCGGAAGCGGGCCTGCATGCGGCGGGCCTGGAAGGCTTCGCAGTTCGAGCACGAGCTGATCTCGCGGTAGGTGCCCTGGGCCGGCACCCACACTTCCAGGTCGTAGGTCTTGGCGGCGCTGAAGCCCATGTCGCCGGTGCACAGCGACAGCACGCGGTACGGCAGGCCCAGCTTCTGCAGCACGGCCTCGGCATGGGTCACCATCTGCTCCAGTGCGGCGTAGCTCTGCTCGGGGGTGGTGATCTGCACCATCTCCACCTTGTCGAACTGGTGCTGGCGGATCATGCCGCGGGTGTCGCGGCCGGCGCTGCCGGCTTCGCTGCGGAAGCAGGGGCTGTGGGCCGTCAGCTTGATGGGCAGCTGCGCCGCGTCCAGGATCTGGCCGCGCACGGTGTTGGTCAGCGAGATTTCCGAGGTGCTGATCAGGTACTGCTCGGCCTGCTCCTCGTCACCGCCACGCAGCACCCAGAACATGTCTTCCTTGAACTTGGGCAGCTGGCCGGTGCCTTCCAGGATCTCGCGGTTGACGATGTAGGGCGTGTAGCACTCGGTGTAGCCATGCTCGCCGGTCTGCAGGTCCAACATGAACTGCGCCAGCGCACGGTGCAGCCGGGCCATCGGCCCGCGCAGGAAGCTGAAACGCGAGCCCGACAGGCTGCTGCCGGTCTCGAAGTCCAGGCCCAGCGGCGCGCCCAGGTCCACATGGTCCTTCACCGCGAAATCGAATTCGCGCGGCGTGCCCCAGCGGCGCACTTCCACGTTGCCGGTTTCGTCGGCGCCCACCGGCACGCTCTCGTGCGGCAGGTTGGGCACGCCCATCAGCAGCGCCTGCAACTCGGTCTGGATCACTTCCAGCCGGTCGGCCGAGGCCTTCAGCTCGTCGGCGATGGCGGCCACCTCGGCCATCAGCGGCGCGGTGTCTTCGCCGCGGCCCTTGGCCTGGCCGATCTGCTTGCTGAAGCTGTTGCGCTTGGCCTGCAGCTCTTCGGTGCGGGTCTGCAGGCGCTTGCGCTCGCCTTCCAGCGACGAGAAGCGTTCCACGTCGAGGAAGGGCTGCGGGTTCTTGCGGGCTTCGAGCCGCGCGGTCACGGCGTCGAGGTCGCGGCGGAGCTGGGTGATGTCGAGCATGGCAAATCCTTGGACTGAACGGTTCAGGGGCCGCGACGGGCGGCCCCGGCCGCAGCGTCGGTGCTGCGGCGGCAGGCAGTACGTCGGGCCGCGGCGCGGCGGCCCGCGGCGCTCAAGATCGGGAGGCGGCCACCTCGGCCATCGACTTGTCGCCCAGGCCCATGGGCAGCGGGAAGCGGATGGTTTCCTGCACGCCGTCCATCTTGCGCACCGAAACCGCGCCCATCTCGCGCAGGCGGGCGATGACCTGCTGCACCAGGATGTCGGGCGCGGAGGCGCCGGCGGTCAGGCCTACGCGTGAGCGGCCTTCGAACCACTCGGGCTGCAGGTCGCTGGCGGCATCGACCATGTGCGCCGGGGTGCCCAGGCGCTCGGCCAGCTCGCGCAGGCGGTTGCTGTTGCTGCTGGTGGGGCTGCCCACCACGATGACCACGTCCACCTGCGGCGCCAGCACCTTGACGGCGTCCTGGCGGTTCTGGGTGGCGTAGCAGATGTCCTGCTGCTTGGGCTCGCGCACCAGCGGAAAACGGCGCTTGACGGCGGCCAGGATCTCGGCCGCGTCGTCCACGCTCAGCGTGGTCTGCGTCACCACGGCCAGCTTGTCGGGGCGGGTGACGGGCGCGCGGTCCACGTCCTCCACGTCCTCCACCAGGAAGATGCCTTCGCTGAGCTGGCCCATCGTGCCTTCCACCTCGGGGTGCCCCTTGTGGCCGATCATGATGAACTCGTAGCCTTCCTTGTGCAGCTTGGCCACTTCCACGTGCACCTTGGTCACCAGCGGGCAGGTGGCGTCGAAGATGCTGAAGCCGCGCTCCTGCGCCTCCTGGCGCACCGCCTGCGACACGCCGTGGGCGCTGAACACCAGCGTGGCGCCGGGCGGCACCTCGGCCAGGTCTTCGATGAAGATCGCGCCTTTGGCCTTGAGGTCGTTGACCACGTAAGTGTTGTGCACGATCTCGTGGCGCACGTAGATGGGCGCGCCGAACTTGACCAGCGCGCGCTCGACGATCTCAATCGCGCGGTCGACGCCGGCGCAAAAGCCGCGCGGCTCGGCCAGCAGCACGTCGTGGCTCTGGGGGTCTTGCACGGCCATCACAGCACTCCGATCACCGACACCTCGAAGGTGACGGGCAGCCCGGCCAGCGGGTGGTTGAAGTCGAACAGCAGCCAGTCCTCGCCCTCTTCGCGGATGACGCCGGCATAGGCGCCCTGGCCGTCGGGCGTGGGGAACTGCACCACGTCGCCGCGGCGGTACACCGCGTCGGGGTCGCCCAGCTCGCGCAGCAGCGAGCGCTTGACCCGCTGCAGCATGTCGGGGTTGCGCTCGCCGAAGGCTTCGCCCGCGGCCAGCTCGAAGGTGGCGCGGGTGCCCTCTTCCAGGCCGATCAGGCGCGCTTCCATGGCGGGGGACAGCTCGCCGGTACCCAGCGACAGCGTGGCGGGCTTGTCGTTGAAGGTGTTGACGATGTCGGCGCCGTCAGGGCCGGCGAGGCGGTAATGCAAGGTCAGGAACGACCCTTCTGCGATGGCGGTCACGGCGGCTCACGGGCGATAGACTGGACCGCGATTTTACGGGCCGCGCCCTCTTGCCCATGCCACTCCAGGACTTGCCCGCCGAACTGCGCCCGCGCGAGAAGCTGCTGGCCAGGGGCCCGGCCGCGCTGGCAGACGCCGAACTGCTGGCCCTGCTGCTGCGCACCGGCACCGCCGGCCAGGGCGTGCTGGAGATGGCGCAGGCCTTGCTGGCCCGCTTCGGCGGGCTGGCCGGACTGCTGCAGGCCAGCCTGGCCGACCTCAAGGCGGTCAAGGGGTTGGGCGGCAGCGCCAAGCGGGCGGAACTGGCGGCGGTGCTGGAGATCGCACGGCGCTCGATGGCGCAGCAGCTGGCCGAACGCCCGCTGTTCGACTCGCCCGCCGCGGTGAAGGACTACGTCAGGCTGCAGCTGGGCAGCCTGGCGCATGAAGTGTTTGCAGTGATGTTCCTCGACGTGCGCCACCACCTGCTCTGCATGGAAGAGATGTTCCGCGGCACGCTGTCGCAGGCCACCGTGTACCCGCGCGAAGTGGTCAAGCGCGCGCTGGCGCTCAATGCCGCGGCGGTGGTGCTGGTGCACAACCACCCTTCGGGCCATGCCGATCCTTCGCGCGCCGACGAGGTGCTGACGCAGCACCTGGCCAGCGCGCTGAAGCTGGTAGACGTGCGGGTGCTGGACCACCTGGTGGTGGGCCAGGGCCAGGTGGTGTCTTTCGCCGAGCGGGGGCTGTTGTGAAGCTCACCGACCTCAAGGCCCTGGGCCCGCTGAAGGCCGCGTTGCAGCAGGCCGAGCGCGAAGCCGCCGAACGGCGGGCCGAAGAGGCGCGGCTGGCGCGCGAGCGCAACCTGTTCCAGCGCAGCCTGGTGGGCGTGACGCCGCTGCGCGAGAGCGGCCGCATCAGCCTGGTGCCGCCGCGGCCGCTGCCGCACCCGCGCCAGCGCGAGATGGACGAAGCCGCTGCGCTGCGCGAGGCGCTATCGGACGAATTTGACGTCGAATCGCTGCTGGAGACCGACGAAGGCCTCAGTTACCGGCGGCACCACGTGGGCGCCGACGTGCCGCGCCGCTTGCGGCGGGGCCAGTGGGCGATCCAGGCGCAAGTCGACCTGCACGGCCTGCGGCGCGACGAGGCGCGTGAGCAGCTGGGCGAATTCCTGCACCAGGCCCAGGCCGCCGGCCTGCGCTGCGTGCGGGTGGTGCACGGCAAAGGCCTGGGCAGCCCCGGCCGCACGCCGGTGCTCAAGGGCAAGGTGCGCGGCTGGCTGGTGCAGAACCAGCTGGTGCAGGCTTTCGTGTCCGCTCGCGCCAGCGAGGGCGGGCATGGCGCGCTGGTGGTGCTGCTGGCGCCGAAGCTGGTTTAGTCAGCCTCCTTTGTTGCGCATCCAGTCGGCTGTTCCGGCCAGCGCTTTGCCCAATCGCTCGGCCATGCCGGGCTCGATGTCCAGCTCCACCATCGCCTGCCGCATGCAGGCCATCCACTGGTCGCGCTCGCTGATGCCGATGGCAAACGGCAGGTGGCGGGCGCGCAGCATCGGGTGGCCGAAGCGCTCGACGAAGTGGTTGGGCCCGCCCAGCCAGCCGCACAAGAACCAGAACAGCTTGTCGCGCGAGCCTTCGGTGGTGGTGGGGTGCAGCGCCCGCAGCCCGGCGTAGGCCGGCTCCAGGTCCATCAGGTCGTAGAAGCGGTCGACCAGGGCGCGCACGCCGGGCTCGCCGCCCAGCAGCGTGAATGCGGTGGGGGCGTCGGGTTCTTCGATGTCCATCAGCCCATTTTCGCCGCCAGCGCGACGACGGCCTGGGCGGCGGCCGAGCCCGGGTAGGCTTCCATCAGCAGCTCGCGGCGCAGCACCGCGTCGCGCACGCTGCCGTCGCTGGGCAGCTCGCCGACGAATTCCAGCTGCAGCGGGCTGTCCAGCCCCGGGTTCACATAGCGGTCGACCACGGCCTGCAGCTGCTTGCAGATGCCGCGGCCTTCACCCGGCCGGCCGGCCTGGTTGCACACCATGCGGATGTGACGGCGGCCCTGCGTGGTGGCCAGCACCTTGATGGTGGCGTAGGCGTCGGTGAGCGAAGTGGGTTCGGGCGTAGCCACCACCAGCACCTCGTCGGCCAGCGACACGGTGTACAGCACCACGTCGGAGATGCCGGCGCCGGTGTCCAGCAGCACACGGTCGTACATCGGCTTGACGGTCTCGACCACCTCGATGAGCTTGTCGCGCACCTCGGGCGTCAGCCGCGAGTACTCGACCATGCCCGAGCCGGCCAGCAGCACCGAGAAGCCGCCCGGCGCCGGCAGCGTGGCCTCGGCCAGCGTGTGCTGGCCGGTGAACACGTGGTGCAGCGTGATCTTGGGCACCAGGTTGAGCACCACGTCGAGGTTGGCCAGGCCCAGGTCGGCGTCTAGCACGAGCACCTTTTCCCCGCGCTGCGCGAAGGCCGCGGCGAGGTTGGCCGAAACGAAGGTCTTGCCGACGCCGCCTTTGCCGCTGGTGATGGCGGTGATGCGCGCCTGCTTGGCGATGGGAGTGCTGGTCATGCGCGCTTCACAGGTCCTGGAACTGGGAGCCGCTGAACAGCATCCCTTTTTCTTCAGCGCTGACCAGTGATACGGCCACCGGCTCCAGGCAGAAACGGTTGCGCCCTTCGGCCTTGGCCCGGTAGAGCTGCACGTCGGCGCGCTCCATCCACAGCAAGGCGGTGGAACGCACCCACTGCGGCGCGAACGCACCACCGATGCTGACGGTGACGGGCAGACGGTGCACCGTGCCGGCCTCGGCGCGGATGGCGACGGGGTCACGCTCGATGCGCCGGCGCACGCGCTCGGCCACGGTGGGGCCGAAGGCGGGCGGGCAGTTGGGCAGGATGATGGCGAACTCCTCGCCGCCCACCCGGGCGACGGTGTCCATTGGCCGCACGCATTCGCCCAGCACCCCCGCCACCCACTTGAGCACGAGGTCGCCGGCCGCATGGCCGAAGGTGTCGTTCACCTGCTTGAAATGGTCGATGTCCAGCACCAGCAGCAGCGCCGGCTCGCCGGAGCGGGCCACGCGGTCGACTTCGCGGCCCAGCGCCATCTCGAAGTGACGGCGGTTGGCCAGGCCGGTGAGGGCGTCGCGCACCGACAGGTCGCACAGCGCATCAATGATGGACTGCAGCCATTCGGGACTACCCGCTTCACCGGGCAGCTCTTCACGGCCGGCCTGCTTGAGCAGGGACAACGCGGCCTCGAGCTGCAGCCCGGCACTGAGCGGGGACGGCGGGCTCGGGGGCTGGCGCGGGGTCAAGGCGGTCACGGTCATCTTTGGATCGCAAGTCTAGTGCTCACTTTGCCGAAAACCTGCCGATAAGCATTGCAAACCCGTCCTTGTTTCGGCCGCCGGCGCGTCCTGGCCGAAACGAGACTGGCGCGCACCCTCCCTCACCGGATGTGCGCGCTTCCGTCGCGAGCACCACCGCATGAACACCGTTGCATCCCCTTCGCGTGCCACTGAAGCCTTTGCCACCGGCCGGGCGGACCAGGAGTTTCCGTTCGAGAAGGCCGACTTCGAGCGCGTGCGCACCCTGATCTACCAGCGCGCGGGCATCAGCCTGCACGAAGGCAAGCAGGCCATGGTGTACAGCCGGCTGTGCCGCCGGCTGCGTGAAACCGGCCACACCTCGTTCAGCAGCTACCTGCAGTGGCTGGAGCAGCACAGCGGCGGCAGCGGCGACGTGGAATGGCAGGAATTCATCAACTGCCTGACCACCAACCTCACCTCCTTCTTCCGCGAGGCGCACCACTTCGAGGCGCTGGCCACCGACCTGCGGGAGCGCGCGGGCCGGCCGCTGCGCATCTGGTGCAACGCCACCTCCACCGGCGAAGAGCCCTACACCATCGCGATGACGGTGGCCGAGACGCTGGGCAACGGTGCCAACGTCAAGATCACCGCCACCGACATCGACACCAAGGTGCTGGACACCGCCCGCCGCGGCGTCTACGACGCCAATGCGCGCGGCCTGTCGCCCGAGCGGCTCAAACGCCACTTCATGCGCGGCACCGGCCAGAACGCCGGCCTGATGCGGGTCAAGCCCGAGCTGGCGCGCATGATCGAGTTCAAGACTTTCAATCTGATGTCGATCACATGGCAGTTCGGCGAGCCCTTCGACCTCGTCTTCTGCCGCAACGTGATGATCTATTTCGACGCCCCCACCCAACGCCGTGTGCTGGAGCGCACCCATGCCGTGATGCGCCCGGGCAGCCTGCTGTACGTGGGGC encodes the following:
- a CDS encoding CvpA family protein is translated as MSLVDGLLVIVMLFSLFAGWQRGFLLATVELVCLVAAVLLAFAAYPLVADRLLQWQPGFGVWGAPISFLGVYVLGRILLGAVARAGLRQLPERAHGHGVNRALGVLPGAVNGLINATIVAMLLLVMPFSDRLSSAMRDSRLADRLAAPAEWVEAKLGPIFDPAVQQTLHKITVRPGSRETVKLPFAVANARPRPDLEAQMLLLLNEERRREGLKPLVADEAAVEVARAHSRDMFARSYFSHVTPDGLDPFDRMRAGRLRYLAAGENLALARSLSMAHRGLMESPGHRANILRPAFGRVGIGILDGGRYGLMVTQNFRN
- a CDS encoding enoyl-CoA hydratase/isomerase family protein, giving the protein MTDTPELEEGPPLLQIDAGSTIATLTLRRPARRNSLTDDDLHHLLDCIAQVNAEPAVRVLVLRADTGGQPRPVFSAGYHVGGFDRGDHGPQLFERVPDALERARPLTLCALNGSVYGGATDLVLACDLRIALAGSELRMPACSLGLHYYPTGLRRYVNRLGLNLAKRAFLTGRALAVEDLAAQAALFEQVLPAAQFDEAVLHTTRHLAHMAPLAAQATKQSLNEIAAGSFDEVLLREREAMSMASADFAEGRAAMAARRPPRFSGR
- a CDS encoding PAS domain-containing sensor histidine kinase; its protein translation is MQRHLPAGQSFERLWLDEAPDALIVLSPSGDVLLWNRMAEVTFGYAADEARGRPLLDLIVPADRIDEELAARRTATEGDVLLRAALRCHRDGRLLYVDLNLRAVRNGDQLSGLVMSCRDVTAFKVARDAMQVEQRYRDLLESVPDAIIIVNQGGRIVLANGQAERIFGWGRHEMVGASMEMLLPARYRSAHFGHRMRFHRAPQVRSMGAGLELYGLRRDGQEFPVEISLSPLDSEDGDLVMSAIRDITDRKQAETALQKMNAELRVANQAKDRFLATMSHELRTPLNAILGFTGILLMRLPGEINAEQENQLGIVKSSAEHLLLLINDLLDLAKIQAGMYRLSPELVDVGALVAEVQAQLAPLARAKQLGLTLQQPAEPVLRQADRRALRQIVINFANNAIKFTDRGSVRLGVGHADGQWWVEVCDDGIGISAEDQARLFSAFTQVGDPRRRPDGTGMGLHVCATLATLMGGRIRVKSEPGEGSCFSLLMEGS
- a CDS encoding response regulator; translated protein: MATVLVIEDHAVNLALMSYLLKAFGHAVLTASDGEQGLATARERLPDLVLLDIELPGMSGIDVARELRADVRTAHIPLLAVTASAMRGDRERLMALGFDGYASKPIDPRSFNAWIDGFLRPPAPQAAQPLLLVVDDVPTNLLLKRSCLMPLGFRVLTASRADEALAMARINRPDLILSDVGMADGDGFELMAQVKQLPGLRDVPFIFITSTHHDVEMQQRALALGAARYLMRPISPEDLVAEVRACLAAAGDRIDP